The following are encoded together in the Streptomyces rapamycinicus NRRL 5491 genome:
- a CDS encoding BTAD domain-containing putative transcriptional regulator: MRFNVLGPLQVVSDGAILPMGGPKKRAVLGYLLVHANEVVATSQMIKVIWPQGAPSTARKMLQNTVSWIRSLLAEHDLATSCALLTHSPGYLLRVDESMVDLLRFERLTRIGREALADGRRAEATRTLREALDLWRGPALEDLTDTGITWPRLVALQEKRLTTLEDYLEAEIAVGHHHEQVAELDQLVAAEPHRERACRLLMIALYRCGRQVDALRAYQRTRKVLMDDLALEPTRELRELETRILAHDVSLHPAGEPELRLTIPGAAHVRPEPMTVETVPDRVSAARRAGGEPVAPPPRPTASTGERKLVSILTTSFDLGHEVDPEDVDDLLADLAAAVRAEAELAGGTVVCCTGSAVQAVFGVPRTGEQDMLTAVRTALVVRDRFAAREDVGPLTVAVRLSVNTEEILIKTHGVAPLVVSPAIDTCLRRVWSLLPDTVWICEATRRSGGADLIHDPVPYSSPTGPPLWRATGLRGDPPYHVDIPRPPLVDRDHDLMILQEHLDLVVRRGRGRILTLVGEAGMGKSRLVLELARLIRRSPDRAKVLRTGTVHGLRTATADPLTALVASWAGLSHGCTPEEAEAEVTAAVSGLLGEGSAARSLTRGLLPLFVPGGRVRGGPDDGAVHAAVVDLLTQIAGELPVVLVVEDLHAADDDLLRFLGLLAGRVAAIPLLLISTARPQLASRRVCSRASTTMTLDRLTDAAVRELWASVLRREEEGDGAGLTPELFDRIGGNPMFAIEFARQRLHEPDGAPEGRLPARIYRVVAARLDRLEPEEKEVLKEATLVSGPIVPDTVAALGCRTVEVVRGCLDELTRRHLLVRELDGRGYTFAHPVIRDVAHAQLPKATRSGADRRAGALRAG, from the coding sequence GTGCGATTCAACGTTCTCGGCCCGCTCCAGGTGGTCAGTGATGGCGCTATCCTGCCGATGGGCGGTCCCAAGAAGCGCGCGGTTCTGGGGTACCTGCTGGTGCACGCGAACGAGGTGGTCGCGACCAGTCAGATGATCAAGGTGATCTGGCCTCAGGGAGCCCCGTCGACCGCGCGCAAGATGCTCCAGAACACCGTGTCATGGATCCGGAGCCTGCTCGCCGAGCACGATCTCGCCACGTCCTGTGCGCTGTTGACCCACTCGCCCGGATACCTCCTGCGGGTGGACGAGAGCATGGTCGACCTGCTTCGTTTCGAGCGACTGACCCGGATCGGCCGTGAGGCGCTGGCCGACGGCCGGCGCGCCGAGGCCACCCGGACCCTGCGCGAGGCGCTCGATCTGTGGCGGGGCCCGGCGCTGGAGGATCTGACCGACACCGGCATCACCTGGCCTCGGCTGGTCGCACTCCAAGAAAAGCGGCTGACCACTCTGGAGGACTACCTGGAGGCGGAGATCGCCGTCGGCCATCACCACGAACAGGTGGCGGAGCTCGACCAGTTGGTCGCTGCGGAGCCGCACCGGGAGCGCGCCTGCCGGCTGTTGATGATCGCGCTCTACCGCTGCGGCAGGCAGGTCGACGCGCTCCGCGCCTACCAGCGGACTCGCAAGGTGTTGATGGACGACCTTGCCCTGGAACCCACCCGGGAGCTGCGCGAGCTGGAGACCCGCATTCTCGCCCATGACGTGTCCCTGCACCCGGCCGGCGAGCCCGAGTTGCGCCTGACGATCCCCGGCGCCGCGCACGTCCGTCCGGAACCGATGACCGTCGAGACCGTCCCGGACCGGGTGTCGGCCGCCCGCCGGGCCGGGGGCGAACCGGTCGCGCCGCCCCCCAGGCCGACCGCCTCGACCGGGGAGCGCAAGCTCGTCTCCATCCTCACCACGTCGTTCGACCTCGGCCACGAGGTGGACCCGGAGGACGTGGACGACCTGCTCGCCGACCTGGCTGCCGCGGTCCGCGCCGAGGCGGAGCTCGCCGGGGGCACCGTCGTGTGCTGTACCGGCTCCGCGGTCCAGGCGGTGTTCGGCGTCCCGCGCACCGGTGAACAGGACATGCTGACCGCGGTCCGTACCGCGCTGGTGGTGCGCGATCGCTTCGCTGCCCGGGAGGACGTCGGCCCCCTGACGGTCGCCGTGCGCTTGTCGGTCAACACCGAGGAGATCCTGATCAAAACGCACGGCGTGGCGCCGCTGGTGGTGAGCCCGGCGATCGACACCTGTCTGCGCCGGGTCTGGTCGCTGCTGCCGGACACGGTGTGGATCTGTGAGGCGACCCGGCGCAGCGGGGGCGCCGACCTCATCCACGACCCCGTCCCGTACTCCTCGCCTACCGGTCCGCCGCTGTGGCGCGCGACCGGGCTGCGCGGCGACCCGCCGTACCACGTCGACATCCCGCGGCCGCCGCTGGTCGACCGGGACCACGATCTGATGATCCTCCAGGAGCACCTCGACCTGGTGGTGCGGCGGGGGCGTGGGCGGATCCTGACCCTGGTCGGCGAGGCGGGCATGGGCAAGAGCCGTCTGGTGCTGGAACTCGCCCGGCTGATTCGGCGCAGCCCCGACCGGGCCAAGGTACTGCGGACCGGCACGGTGCACGGCCTGCGGACCGCCACCGCCGATCCGCTCACGGCCCTGGTCGCCTCCTGGGCCGGGCTGTCCCACGGCTGCACGCCTGAGGAGGCCGAGGCCGAGGTGACCGCCGCGGTGAGCGGACTGCTCGGCGAGGGTTCGGCGGCCCGGTCGCTGACCCGCGGCCTGCTCCCGCTGTTCGTCCCGGGCGGCCGGGTGCGCGGCGGGCCGGACGACGGCGCGGTGCACGCCGCCGTCGTGGACCTGCTCACCCAGATCGCCGGTGAACTCCCGGTGGTGCTCGTGGTGGAGGATCTGCACGCGGCCGACGACGACCTGTTGCGGTTCCTCGGCCTGCTCGCCGGGCGGGTCGCTGCCATCCCACTGCTGCTGATCTCCACGGCCCGGCCGCAGCTCGCCAGCCGCCGTGTGTGTTCCCGGGCATCCACCACGATGACGCTGGACCGGCTGACCGACGCCGCGGTCCGGGAGCTGTGGGCATCGGTGCTGCGGCGCGAGGAAGAGGGTGACGGCGCCGGTCTGACCCCGGAGTTGTTCGACCGGATCGGCGGCAACCCCATGTTCGCCATCGAGTTCGCCCGGCAGCGGCTGCACGAGCCGGATGGCGCCCCGGAGGGCCGGTTACCGGCCCGGATCTACCGGGTGGTCGCCGCGAGGCTCGACCGCCTCGAGCCCGAGGAGAAAGAGGTCCTGAAGGAGGCCACCCTGGTGTCCGGGCCCATCGTGCCGGACACCGTGGCCGCGCTCGGCTGCCGCACCGTGGAGGTGGTACGGGGCTGCCTGGACGAACTGACCCGGCGGCACCTGCTGGTGCGCGAGCTCGACGGGAGGGGCTACACCTTCGCGCATCCGGTGATCCGGGACGTGGCGCACGCCCAGTTACCGAAGGCCACCCGGTCCGGTGCCGACCGCCGGGCCGGGGCGCTCCGGGCCGGCTGA